A genomic stretch from Cyprinus carpio isolate SPL01 chromosome A12, ASM1834038v1, whole genome shotgun sequence includes:
- the LOC109064447 gene encoding protein PAT1 homolog 2-like, whose product MGDSEHPEKTGESVPDASWPENGDQWSDSGEEDDEWGLLQAMAAEDEEIDLYNEETFGLDEATSGDNPDADPMDLLLLCSDNSPTPQSSPPPPPRSPSPHSSYSPSKPGSRVWPHTPTGWSQRGRAGRGQLFDDPAVVKTVEGRRSLKSLDSAIVDCSLSSYWEDLKSNTWMIALLNSSGPPAASLLQDQAILGVIDGSRHGRVPPVSPNFLSPMQHFSASWGRRGLSFVGSFNQRCHYQVCTKNPMVPCSPFRPQRLFSPQQQYNQPGGFLSPSRPPLSTPLPHTPKLMHHQFGTDSPRPAPFYSPSTNIMQGFRAPGPVAQFHPQHKRLLSQRQQRPHRKPVSWDPYSQIMSDKEKEWIIRLQMIQLQSENPHLDDYYYQEYYQRMEAKLAEEEFLGDRLKKEPPKLTTPYVTKTLSYIPVVHIEGSLGQVAVSSCFSPRRAIDAVHANTPDEEHKYSRQQRLEVLSTIEKLYKVLLEVEEADKMKATVSDKDEEKRLVQNIQRKVEQLYNELRCTNLLDSGDEFLSCLLISKGKRLLARLLRFLSHDTSLHILGVVTKHLPVLMSRDTDEALPILYPSLRAVIDRLAFSQLIRILKEFTASLPDSKDTCLTLACQNKFGLSLLYALLSQGEKILSSDIPMEPSVGDSEAWTNTVFHVARQLSQTTLAEPLLLPSNLLTLFCRYLDKRTVHQLKNNLESATGYLAVAS is encoded by the exons ATGGGTGATTCTGAACATCCC GAGAAGACTGGGGAATCTGTTCCTGATGCCAGCTGGCCAGAGAATGGGGATCAGTGGAGCGACAGTGGAGAAGAGGATGATGAATGGGGACTATTGCAGGCAATGGCTGCAGAGGATGAGGAGATTGACCTCTACAATGAGGAGACATTTGGCTTgg ATGAAGCCACAAGTGGTGATAATCCAGATGCTGACCCTATGGATCTCCTGCTGCTGTGTAGTGATAACTCCCCAACACCACAGTCCTCACCACCTCCACCTCCCAGATCACCTTCCCCTCACAGTTCCTATTCACCCTCCAAACCAGGATCTCGCGTTTGGCCCCACACTCCAACGGGCTGGTCTCAAAGAGGAAGAGCAGGTCGAGGGCAGCTATTTGATGACCCGGCTGTGGTGAAGACTGTGGAAGGTCGACGGAGCCTAAAG AGTCTTGATAGTGCCATTGTGGATTGCAGCCTCAGCTCCTACTGGGAGGACCTCAAGTCAAATACA TGGATGATAGCACTTCTTAATTCCAGCGGGCCACCTGCGGCATCTTTACTTCAG GACCAGGCAATCTTGGGAGTCATTGACGGATCAAGACATGGCAGGGTCCCACCTGTTTCTCCAAACTTTCTGTCTCCTATGCAACATTTTTCTGCTAGCTGGGGCAGGAGAGGACTTTCTTTTGTTGGGTCCTTCAACCAGAGATGTCATTATCAGGTAT GCACAAAAAATCCCATGGTTCCTTGCTCTCCCTTTCGTCCCCAAAGACTCTTTTCACCCCAGCAACAATACAACCAG CCTGGAGGTTTTCTGTCACCTTCCCGTCCTCCTCTCTCTACCCCATTGCCCCACACACCCAAACTCATGCATCATCAGTTTGGCACGGACTCCCCCAGGCCTGCTCCATTCTACAGCCCATCCACCAATATCATGCAGGGCTTCAG AGCACCAGGTCCTGTTGCCCAGTTCCATCCCCAGCATAAGCGGCTTTTGAGTCAACGACAACAGAGACCTCACAG AAAGCCAGTGAGCTGGGACCCATATTCCCAGATCATGTCTGATAAAGAGAAGGAATGGATAATCAGGCTGCAGATGATTCAGCTACAGAGTGAAAATCCACATCTGGACGACTACTATTACCAG GAGTACTATCAGAGGATGGAAGCCAAACTTGCTGAAGAGGAGTTTTTGGGTGACCGATTAAAGAAAGAACCACCTAAACTCACAACCCCTTATGTTACCAAAACACTCTCATATATCCCAG TTGTGCACATTGAAGGTTCGCTCGGGCAGGTTGCAGTGTCTTCTTGTTTCTCTCCTAGACGAGCAATTGATGCTGTTCATGCGAACACACCTGATGAG GAGCACAAATACTCTAGACAACAAAGGTTGGAGGTGTTGAGCACTATTGAAAAG TTGTACAAAGTTTTGTTAGAAGTGGAAGAGGCAGACAAGATGAAGGCAACAGTGTCTGACAAAGATGAGGAAAAACGGTTGGTGCAGAACATTCAGAGGAAGGTGGAACAGCTTTACAATGAGCTGCGGTGCACTAATCTATT GGACTCTGGAGATGAATTTCTTTCCTGTCTTCTAATATCAAAAGGAAAGAGGCTGCTGGCCAGACTCCTCCGCTTCCTGTCACATGATACATCTCTGCATATCCTAGGTGTGGTGACCAAACACCTTCCAGTATTGATGAGCAGAGATACAGATGAG GCTCTGCCTATTCTGTATCCATCTCTCCGTGCTGTGATTGATCGACTTGCATTCAGTCAGCTAATCAGAATTCTCAAAGAGTTCACCGCATCACTGCCTGACTCAAAAGACACATGTCTAACATTGGCCTGTCAAAATAAG TTTGGTCTGTCGCTGTTATATGCTCTGCTCTCGCAGGGAGAAAAGATTTTATCTTCTGACATTCCCATGGAGCCCAGCGTTGGAGATTCCGAGGCTTG